The proteins below come from a single Myxococcus virescens genomic window:
- a CDS encoding putative ABC exporter domain-containing protein, with product MSFPRAVAFLWAATWRNRIRRQLERLRKPRYLLGVLVGVAYLYSVFFRRLDFRGSVGTVPEGVRLFAELSLVGSALGTLFAAWALGRDRPSLTFSETEVVQLFPAPVPRRALLQYKLVRGLLGASLGALFATLFLGRAISPHPVLFFVGACLALGTLYLHSTAASFVRTRLSARGLWGQVVRWGAVGGVLALVALAVFTSLREHPVPEDLSSGRALRGWLQALTASPGVAAVLWPGRLLVAPALAQSVDDFLWALPPALALMAAHYGWVLWAEVPFEETAVVRAESRSRERMLRASGRMTRVGSLTLSRPPFRLLPRGRPEVALIWKNLIARKRMGGGFAVFLAFIILGGVIAAMMGDTRLFTDTRRVLGPVALALSVMLTVVGPSAFRMDLRMDLPKLDLLRAMPLTGRQVVRAQLAASSLALASFQLALLAVALVLGPGVEASRLGGWWWPGGLALAFLLPAVSLSGLFVQNAAVVLFPSWVPADTGERARGIEAMGQRLLAVVGTLVVMLVGLIPAGLVALVVGLPVSTLLGPWALPVAGFVAAGVLVGEVWLGVMALGHAFERLDVSEDRPE from the coding sequence GTGAGCTTCCCTCGCGCGGTGGCCTTCCTCTGGGCCGCGACCTGGCGCAATCGCATCCGGCGGCAGTTGGAGCGGCTGCGCAAGCCGCGCTACCTCCTGGGCGTGCTGGTAGGCGTGGCGTATCTCTATTCCGTCTTCTTCCGGCGTTTGGACTTCCGTGGGTCGGTGGGAACGGTGCCCGAAGGTGTGCGGTTGTTCGCCGAGTTGTCGCTGGTCGGCTCCGCGCTGGGGACATTGTTCGCCGCGTGGGCGCTGGGCCGGGACCGGCCGTCGTTGACCTTCTCGGAAACGGAGGTGGTGCAACTCTTCCCCGCGCCCGTCCCTCGCAGGGCCCTGCTGCAATACAAGCTGGTGCGCGGGCTCCTGGGCGCGTCGCTGGGCGCGTTGTTCGCCACGCTGTTCCTCGGGAGGGCCATCAGCCCGCATCCCGTCCTCTTCTTCGTGGGGGCGTGTCTGGCCCTGGGCACGCTCTATCTGCACTCGACGGCGGCGTCCTTCGTGCGCACGCGGCTGTCGGCACGGGGCCTCTGGGGCCAGGTGGTCCGCTGGGGCGCGGTGGGGGGTGTCCTGGCGCTCGTGGCGCTGGCGGTGTTCACCTCGCTGCGAGAGCACCCGGTGCCCGAGGACCTGTCGTCAGGCCGCGCGCTTCGCGGGTGGTTGCAGGCGCTGACGGCGTCTCCCGGCGTGGCGGCCGTGTTGTGGCCGGGCCGGCTGCTGGTGGCGCCAGCGCTGGCGCAGAGCGTGGACGACTTCCTGTGGGCCCTGCCACCGGCGTTGGCGCTGATGGCGGCGCACTACGGCTGGGTGCTCTGGGCCGAAGTTCCGTTCGAGGAAACGGCGGTGGTGCGCGCGGAGTCCCGCTCACGGGAGCGCATGCTGCGGGCCTCGGGGCGGATGACGCGGGTGGGCTCGCTCACGTTGAGCCGCCCTCCATTCCGGCTGCTGCCTCGAGGCCGACCGGAGGTGGCGCTCATCTGGAAGAACCTGATTGCGCGCAAGCGGATGGGGGGCGGGTTCGCGGTGTTCCTCGCCTTCATCATCCTGGGCGGTGTCATCGCGGCGATGATGGGCGACACGCGTCTGTTCACGGACACGCGGCGGGTGCTCGGGCCGGTGGCGCTGGCGTTGTCGGTGATGCTGACGGTGGTGGGGCCGAGCGCGTTCCGCATGGACCTGCGGATGGACCTGCCCAAGCTGGACCTGCTGCGCGCCATGCCACTGACAGGACGGCAGGTGGTGCGCGCGCAGTTGGCGGCATCCTCACTGGCCCTGGCCTCGTTCCAGCTCGCGCTGTTGGCGGTGGCGCTCGTCCTGGGGCCCGGCGTGGAGGCGTCGCGCCTGGGCGGCTGGTGGTGGCCAGGAGGGCTGGCGCTGGCGTTCCTGCTTCCGGCCGTGTCGCTGTCGGGCCTCTTCGTGCAGAACGCGGCGGTGGTCCTCTTTCCCTCGTGGGTACCGGCGGACACAGGCGAGCGGGCACGCGGCATCGAGGCGATGGGCCAGCGTCTGCTGGCCGTCGTGGGCACGCTGGTGGTGATGCTGGTGGGGTTGATTCCCGCGGGGCTGGTGGCGCTCGTGGTGGGCCTCCCTGTGTCGACGCTGTTGGGCCCCTGGGCCCTGCCCGTGGCGGGCTTCGTCGCGGCGGGGGTGTTGGTGGGAGAGGTGTGGCTGGGCGTCATGGCGCTGGGCCACGCCTTCGAGCGCCTGGATGTCTCCGAGGACCGGCCAGAATAG
- a CDS encoding ABC transporter ATP-binding protein, whose amino-acid sequence MDSVLRVEGLEKAYGEVKAVQGLTFEVAPGEVLGLVGPNGAGKTSTLRCLAGILPPSSGRILVAGYDLSRTPVDAKRALAFLPDEPRFFEYLTVWEHLNFTARLYGVEDWEERGRALLEEMELTGKEKSLPGELSRGMKQKLSIACGFLHSPKLILLDEPLTGLDPIGIRRMKASLRRRAEEGAALVLSSHLLPLVEELCHRLLVIAGGKAMALGSLEDIRARLSGAEGEHASLEELFVRITSAGTQAP is encoded by the coding sequence ATGGATTCCGTCCTGCGGGTGGAGGGCCTGGAGAAGGCGTACGGCGAGGTGAAGGCCGTGCAGGGGCTCACCTTCGAGGTGGCGCCCGGCGAGGTGCTCGGGTTGGTGGGGCCCAACGGCGCGGGGAAGACGTCCACGTTGCGGTGCCTGGCGGGCATCCTGCCGCCCAGCTCGGGCCGCATCCTGGTCGCGGGATATGACTTGTCGCGGACGCCGGTGGATGCGAAGCGCGCGCTGGCCTTCCTGCCGGACGAGCCGCGCTTCTTCGAATACCTCACGGTGTGGGAGCACCTGAACTTCACGGCCCGGCTCTACGGCGTGGAGGACTGGGAGGAGCGGGGCCGCGCGCTGCTGGAGGAGATGGAGCTGACGGGCAAGGAGAAGTCCCTGCCGGGCGAGCTGTCGCGAGGCATGAAGCAGAAGCTGTCCATCGCCTGTGGCTTCCTGCATTCGCCCAAGCTCATCCTCCTGGACGAGCCACTCACCGGCCTGGACCCCATCGGCATCCGGCGGATGAAGGCGTCGCTGCGGCGCCGGGCGGAGGAGGGCGCGGCCCTGGTGCTGTCCTCGCATCTGCTGCCGCTGGTGGAGGAGCTGTGCCACCGGCTGCTCGTCATCGCGGGCGGCAAGGCCATGGCGCTGGGCAGCCTGGAAGACATCCGCGCGCGACTGAGTGGCGCGGAAGGGGAGCACGCCTCGCTGGAAGAGCTCTTCGTCCGAATCACCAGCGCGGGAACGCAGGCGCCGTGA
- a CDS encoding response regulator: MTQQIRALVVDDSQAMRRSIMYALQRLSGVVCTEAQDGAEGLKKLTQGRFDLVLTDINMPLMDGLKLISHIRQATEYRNVPIIVVTTEGAAADRERAMKLGASAYLVKPVQAKVVLDTVRDLLKLD; this comes from the coding sequence ATGACGCAGCAGATTCGAGCCTTGGTGGTGGATGACTCGCAGGCCATGCGGCGCAGCATCATGTACGCGTTGCAGCGCCTGTCCGGCGTGGTGTGTACCGAGGCCCAGGACGGCGCCGAGGGCTTGAAGAAGCTGACGCAGGGCCGCTTCGACCTGGTGCTCACGGACATCAACATGCCGCTGATGGACGGGCTGAAGCTCATCAGCCACATCCGGCAGGCGACCGAGTACCGGAACGTCCCCATCATCGTCGTCACCACGGAGGGGGCGGCGGCGGACCGGGAGCGCGCGATGAAGCTGGGCGCGAGCGCGTACCTGGTGAAACCCGTGCAGGCGAAGGTCGTGCTGGATACCGTTCGGGACCTGCTGAAGCTGGACTGA
- a CDS encoding protein-glutamate methylesterase/protein-glutamine glutaminase — protein MSSKGVISVLVIDDSAHNRRTLSTMLESEPDVRVVDRAADGEEGLKKVVDLKPDVVTLDLEMPKLGGYTFLRLLMRTAPTPVIVISSYSHRSDVFKALELGAFDFIAKPQHPTFEAMEALRVELLEKVRAARHVRPGYRHAAPGARAMAVAGEPPLVVAVGASTGGPPAVQRVLEGLAVEPTPCVLVCQHMPPQFTRAFADRLDRIGPFSVTEARDGDLVQPGHVYIAPGGRHMVVAERGSRLELHTPPSTPVDKYAPSVDRLFVSMAQVLGAKALGVVLTGMGADGAEGARAVHHAGGEVWAQSEETSVVFGMPGEAIATGVVKRVIPLGDIGPALAALARRRR, from the coding sequence ATGAGCAGCAAGGGCGTCATCTCCGTACTGGTCATCGACGACTCGGCCCACAACCGGCGGACCCTCTCCACGATGTTGGAGTCGGAGCCGGACGTGCGAGTGGTGGACCGCGCGGCGGATGGCGAAGAGGGCTTGAAGAAGGTCGTGGACCTGAAGCCCGACGTGGTGACGCTGGACCTGGAGATGCCGAAGCTCGGCGGGTACACATTCCTCCGCCTGCTGATGCGCACGGCGCCCACGCCCGTCATCGTCATCTCCAGCTATTCGCACCGCTCGGATGTCTTCAAGGCGCTGGAGCTGGGGGCGTTCGACTTCATCGCCAAGCCGCAGCACCCGACGTTCGAGGCCATGGAGGCGCTTCGGGTGGAGCTGCTGGAGAAGGTCCGGGCGGCGCGGCACGTGCGCCCCGGTTACCGGCACGCGGCGCCAGGGGCTCGTGCCATGGCGGTGGCGGGCGAGCCGCCGCTGGTGGTGGCCGTGGGCGCCTCCACGGGGGGACCCCCGGCGGTGCAGCGGGTGCTGGAGGGGCTGGCCGTGGAGCCCACGCCGTGCGTGTTGGTCTGCCAGCACATGCCGCCGCAGTTCACCCGCGCCTTCGCGGACCGGCTGGACCGCATCGGCCCCTTCTCGGTGACGGAGGCCCGTGACGGAGACCTGGTCCAGCCCGGGCACGTGTACATCGCTCCAGGCGGGCGGCACATGGTGGTGGCCGAGCGGGGCTCCCGGCTGGAGCTGCACACGCCGCCGTCCACGCCCGTGGACAAGTACGCGCCCAGCGTGGACCGCCTCTTCGTCAGCATGGCGCAGGTGCTCGGCGCCAAGGCCCTGGGGGTGGTGCTCACCGGCATGGGCGCCGACGGCGCGGAGGGCGCGCGCGCGGTGCACCACGCTGGCGGCGAGGTCTGGGCGCAGTCGGAGGAGACCTCGGTGGTGTTCGGCATGCCGGGGGAGGCCATCGCCACCGGGGTGGTGAAGCGGGTGATTCCACTGGGTGACATCGGCCCGGCGCTCGCGGCCCTGGCGCGGCGGCGGCGCTGA
- a CDS encoding CheR family methyltransferase, producing the protein MARFDDGRPEMSAEEFRLLRDHVYSHCGILVHEDMKFVMERRLWPRLELLGLLDYGAYHRYLRYDANRHAELEAAVESLTTHETYFFREPMQLKAFTDELLPVVAQRNARLRRLRVWSAGCSSGEEAYTLAMLLKDSRRFDDWDVEVLGTDISRRVLAMARRAEYGPSALRATSPELLERHFVSLGNSRVRVRDEVRAWVSFGHHNLLDEVGSQLVPRMDVVFCRNVLIYFDLAARRKFLRIVRDRLVPGGYLLLGHSENLLNLGSDFEFVHLRGDLVYRRPELDEGARR; encoded by the coding sequence ATGGCACGCTTCGACGACGGACGTCCGGAGATGTCAGCGGAGGAGTTCCGTCTCCTCCGGGACCACGTGTATTCGCACTGCGGCATCCTGGTGCACGAGGACATGAAGTTCGTGATGGAGCGCCGGCTGTGGCCCCGGCTGGAGTTGCTGGGACTGCTGGACTACGGCGCGTACCACCGCTACCTGCGCTACGACGCCAACCGGCACGCAGAGCTGGAGGCGGCCGTCGAATCCCTCACCACTCACGAGACGTACTTCTTCCGCGAGCCCATGCAGCTCAAGGCCTTCACGGACGAACTGCTCCCGGTGGTGGCGCAGCGCAACGCGCGGCTGCGGCGCCTGCGGGTGTGGTCCGCGGGGTGCTCGTCCGGGGAGGAGGCCTACACGCTGGCGATGCTCCTCAAGGACAGCCGCCGCTTCGACGACTGGGACGTGGAGGTCCTGGGCACGGACATCTCCCGGCGCGTGTTGGCCATGGCGCGGCGAGCGGAGTACGGGCCTTCCGCGCTGCGTGCTACCTCGCCGGAATTGCTGGAACGCCACTTCGTTTCGCTGGGCAACAGCCGCGTGCGCGTCCGGGACGAAGTGCGCGCCTGGGTGTCCTTTGGCCACCACAACCTGCTGGACGAGGTGGGTAGCCAACTGGTGCCACGCATGGATGTGGTGTTCTGCCGCAACGTGCTCATCTACTTCGACCTGGCGGCACGCCGGAAGTTCCTGCGCATCGTTCGGGACCGGCTGGTGCCAGGGGGGTACCTGCTGCTGGGACACTCAGAGAACCTGCTGAACCTGGGCTCGGACTTCGAGTTCGTTCACCTGCGTGGGGACCTGGTGTACCGGAGGCCGGAGCTGGACGAAGGAGCGCGTCGATGA
- a CDS encoding HEAT repeat domain-containing protein: MSPHSEPPVEEEARYLALQSLDPCTAGVLEILVVGLHDESWRVRHVAAEALKRMPASSELAARLISVLGERGETGARNAAAEALAGLGSVALGPLVDLLAHPDPDQRKFAADILGQLGQRDAEGPLVRSLSDADLNVRVSAAEALGRIGGAQAVTALEALLAEPEPLLRLSALEGLTLLQHAAPLPVVKALLEDPRLQRSAYRMLGLLPEADATVRICQGLTSELRSVREAALSALGTQAARAADARRGALEAVVRKALLPLPGLTPRLTEALASEDVMVCAGSLVAVASLGEASLAVPVAECAREARLLREVLRTLGRLGPDGGRTLLQRLPDLSLPARAAAAEALVDLVDASAVAPLCALLEWVEDELRAVVVRALGRTGAASAVSPLVALLEEPSLAGAATRSLTGLAESCRQAVLEALEDAVARRATPAAVAALAHVGGVPALPTLKRLARDEDPRWRAAAVVAACELDGDVGRELVRAALADESVPVRIAGTRALARLGGPDAGALLSPVLRDEDPSVRVAAVEAAGDCGALDRVPDLVALTRDADGALAVAAVRALARMGAAGPGVLREAAGHPDVEVVKAALVAGAESSAGVTMALSLLRHARWDVRAAAARVLGDSAGPECLSAAREALEAESDALALRALSDAVERLLRR, from the coding sequence AGCTCGCGGCCCGGCTCATCTCCGTGCTGGGGGAGCGAGGGGAGACGGGGGCTCGGAACGCGGCGGCGGAGGCGCTCGCGGGGTTGGGCAGTGTCGCGTTGGGCCCGTTGGTGGACCTGCTGGCCCATCCGGACCCGGACCAACGCAAGTTCGCCGCGGACATCCTTGGGCAACTGGGTCAGCGCGACGCGGAGGGCCCCCTGGTGCGTTCGCTGTCGGACGCGGACCTCAACGTGCGTGTGTCCGCGGCGGAGGCGCTGGGGCGCATTGGCGGCGCGCAGGCCGTCACCGCGCTGGAGGCGCTGCTGGCCGAGCCGGAGCCGCTGCTTCGCCTGTCCGCCCTGGAAGGGTTGACGCTGCTTCAGCATGCGGCGCCCCTGCCGGTGGTGAAGGCCTTGCTGGAGGACCCTCGGCTTCAGCGGAGCGCCTATCGGATGCTGGGCCTCCTTCCGGAGGCGGACGCGACGGTGCGCATCTGCCAGGGGCTCACGTCGGAGTTGCGCTCGGTGCGAGAGGCGGCGCTGTCCGCGCTGGGGACCCAGGCCGCGCGTGCCGCGGACGCGCGGCGTGGGGCGCTCGAAGCGGTGGTGCGGAAGGCGCTCTTGCCCCTGCCCGGTCTGACGCCGCGACTGACCGAGGCGCTGGCGTCCGAGGACGTCATGGTGTGCGCGGGCTCGTTGGTGGCGGTGGCCTCGCTGGGCGAGGCTTCGCTGGCCGTGCCCGTGGCGGAGTGTGCGCGCGAGGCGCGGCTGCTGCGCGAGGTGCTGCGTACGCTGGGCAGGTTGGGGCCGGACGGCGGGCGCACCTTGCTTCAGCGTCTGCCGGACCTGTCCCTGCCGGCGCGGGCCGCCGCAGCCGAAGCGCTGGTGGACCTGGTCGACGCCTCGGCGGTGGCGCCGCTGTGCGCGTTGCTGGAGTGGGTGGAGGACGAGCTTCGCGCGGTGGTGGTGCGTGCCTTGGGGAGGACAGGCGCGGCCTCGGCGGTGTCGCCGCTCGTCGCCCTGCTGGAAGAGCCATCCCTCGCGGGCGCGGCGACGCGCTCCCTGACCGGGCTGGCGGAGTCGTGCCGGCAGGCGGTGCTGGAGGCGTTGGAGGACGCGGTGGCGCGCAGGGCCACGCCCGCGGCGGTCGCCGCCCTGGCCCACGTGGGCGGCGTGCCGGCCCTGCCCACGTTGAAGCGGCTGGCGCGAGACGAGGACCCTCGGTGGCGCGCGGCGGCGGTGGTGGCGGCGTGTGAGCTGGATGGCGACGTCGGCCGGGAGTTGGTGCGCGCGGCGCTCGCGGATGAGTCCGTGCCGGTGCGCATCGCGGGCACGCGGGCCCTGGCACGACTGGGCGGACCTGACGCGGGCGCGCTGCTGTCACCGGTCCTGAGGGACGAGGACCCCTCCGTGCGGGTGGCCGCGGTGGAGGCGGCGGGGGACTGCGGCGCGTTGGACCGGGTGCCGGACCTGGTGGCCCTGACGCGGGATGCGGATGGCGCGCTGGCGGTGGCCGCGGTGCGGGCCCTGGCGCGGATGGGAGCGGCGGGCCCCGGGGTGTTGCGGGAGGCCGCGGGCCATCCGGACGTGGAGGTGGTGAAGGCGGCGCTGGTGGCGGGGGCGGAGTCGTCGGCCGGGGTGACGATGGCGCTGTCCCTGCTGCGTCATGCGCGCTGGGATGTCCGCGCGGCGGCGGCGCGAGTGCTGGGAGATTCGGCGGGGCCGGAGTGTCTGTCCGCCGCCCGGGAGGCGCTGGAGGCGGAGTCGGACGCCCTGGCGCTGCGAGCCCTCTCCGATGCCGTGGAGCGCCTGCTCCGGCGCTGA